The window AGTCTAGAGGCCAAGCTAATGATTGAGATGAAAGTCGCTGGTATTGCTCTCGACGCGATTTCTCGCAATCCCGTGGTGCTTTTGCGAGATACGGAAGACCGTCGTGCATTGCCAATTTACATCGGGCAAGACCAGGCTAAGTCGATTATTCATGCTTTAGAAAATCAGCAGTCACCTCGTCCTCTGACCCATGACCTCTTTATTAATTTGCTTGGTGATTGGGAAATGACGTTAGAGCGCGTTGTTATCCATGCCCTGAAGGACAATACCTTCTATGCGCTACTTACCTTGAGTTCAGGCGAAACGCGTAAAGAGTTAGACGCCCGCCCCAGCGATGCGATCGCAATTGCCCTCCGTACCGATGCGCCCATCTGGGTGATGGAAGAGGTGATTGCTGATGCCTCTATTCCTGTAGATCGCGATGCTGATGAAGCTGAAAAGCAGGCCTTCCGAGAGTTTATTTCTAACCTCAGTCCTTCTGACTTTACTCAGCGGGGTGACTCCATCAGCAACGATACTTACGAGTCTTAAGGGATAACCGCTTCAGGTTATGCAATATCGCCGATTTGGCAAAACAGACCTCTCTCTGTCTGTTTTTTCTTTAGGAACCATGCGATCGCTGGCGTCAGCGGAGACCTTTCAAGCGACGTTGCTCGCAGCGATAGAGCAGGGTATTAATCATGTCGAGACGGCGCGGGGATATGGGCAGAGTGAACGGTTGCTCGGTCAAGCCCTAAAGACCCTGGCACCGCCTGAGCGATCGCAGCTGCTCATCACAACCAAAATTCCCCCTACGCCAGATGCGACGACAATGGCTGCGCATCTGGAGGATTCTCTGGCTCGTCTACAGGTAGACACCATTGACTGCCTGGCGGTTCATGGTATCAATACGCCTCAACACCTGGCTTGGGTCACTGACCCTGAGGGCTGTATGGCAGCCTTACAGACTGCCCAAGTGGCTGGAAAGATTCGCCATATTGGGTTTTCCACCCACGGCCCCCAGGCAGTTATTATGGCGGCGATCGCAACGGGACTCTTTGCGTTTGTAAACCTACACTACTATGTCTTTTTCCCGCACCATGACCCGGTGGTGACCCAGGCGCAGCAGCAAGAGATGGGCGTCTTCATCATTTCCCCGGCAGATAAAGGAGGGCAGCTTTACAC is drawn from Leptolyngbya sp. SIO1E4 and contains these coding sequences:
- a CDS encoding bifunctional nuclease family protein — protein: MIEMKVAGIALDAISRNPVVLLRDTEDRRALPIYIGQDQAKSIIHALENQQSPRPLTHDLFINLLGDWEMTLERVVIHALKDNTFYALLTLSSGETRKELDARPSDAIAIALRTDAPIWVMEEVIADASIPVDRDADEAEKQAFREFISNLSPSDFTQRGDSISNDTYES
- a CDS encoding aldo/keto reductase, translated to MQYRRFGKTDLSLSVFSLGTMRSLASAETFQATLLAAIEQGINHVETARGYGQSERLLGQALKTLAPPERSQLLITTKIPPTPDATTMAAHLEDSLARLQVDTIDCLAVHGINTPQHLAWVTDPEGCMAALQTAQVAGKIRHIGFSTHGPQAVIMAAIATGLFAFVNLHYYVFFPHHDPVVTQAQQQEMGVFIISPADKGGQLYTPPDKLRQLCAPFEPLHLTYRWLLSDPRVTTLSVGPSMPEELMLPLAVCDRTEPLTSAEAAAFQRLETSAHRALGTDQCRQCYRCLPCPEEINIPEVLRLRNLAIAYDMVQFGQYRYRMFENAGHWFPGGKANRCTDCGDCLPRCPTQLPIPELLRDTHQRLNGPERRRLWG